In Vibrio alginolyticus NBRC 15630 = ATCC 17749, one genomic interval encodes:
- a CDS encoding bifunctional diguanylate cyclase/phosphodiesterase, translating into MGRLQTLDYEIPESMRRSWQEIVNLLAQITHVPTTLIMRIHPDRIEVNTSSETLGNPYRTGDAEQLGNGLYCEQVIEQKGELVIPNALEDEEWQNNPDIKLGMISYCGLPLFWPNGESFGTICMLDSERNEYNDSYRQLLETFKDSIEAQLSVVYQQHKLQRLNTELKSRIENRTTDLAQLSYSLTQEIDRRKAAEKQVSYQKTHDQGTGFLNRSALENIVQYTLQSLDSDQQSLVVINIGFSNARSIQTRHGFEVFDNILKEFHSRLTRHGASGFITGRPSSNDMVLLIWGEDIEARLNQLLDDITKISVDGFVFNKTEIHLHTYIGIVQAYKDCSNAKRILQHACYAMLLCKESGEPFSYFRENHSADLNSHNELESYLLQAVRNDDLVLYFQPQVDSKTRKWIGAEALLRWRHPILGDVSNEALIHMAEQNGLIFEVGSFVLRTAIDKAKQWSELIDNFKIAVNVSPIQLQNVNFAEQVQHLLDTFHLPAHFLELEVTESALIADEIVARTTLNKLHKLGVTLSLDDFGTGYASFSYLKKYPFDAIKIDKSFVQQMEKSDDDREIICSIIHIAKKLELQVVIEGIESHQQEQFLIGEGCDIGQGFLYGKPMPCNEFEQSLFNQRLSGGQYAYSS; encoded by the coding sequence ATGGGGAGATTGCAAACATTAGACTACGAAATCCCTGAGTCTATGCGAAGAAGTTGGCAAGAAATCGTCAACTTACTGGCTCAAATAACACACGTACCCACCACATTAATTATGCGTATCCATCCGGATCGCATAGAAGTAAATACATCTAGCGAAACTCTAGGTAATCCTTATCGTACTGGCGATGCAGAGCAGCTTGGTAACGGTTTGTATTGCGAGCAAGTTATAGAACAGAAAGGCGAGCTTGTAATCCCCAATGCGCTTGAAGATGAAGAATGGCAAAATAACCCAGACATCAAACTAGGCATGATTTCTTATTGCGGCTTACCGCTATTCTGGCCAAATGGGGAGTCATTTGGAACAATCTGTATGCTTGACTCTGAGAGAAACGAGTACAACGATAGTTACCGTCAGTTGCTTGAAACTTTCAAAGATTCAATCGAAGCACAGCTTTCAGTTGTGTACCAACAACATAAACTTCAGCGACTTAACACCGAGCTAAAGAGTCGAATTGAAAATCGTACCACGGATTTAGCCCAGTTAAGTTACTCCTTAACACAAGAAATTGATCGCCGTAAAGCCGCGGAAAAACAAGTGAGCTACCAAAAAACACATGATCAGGGAACTGGATTTCTAAATCGTTCTGCACTTGAGAACATTGTCCAATACACCTTACAGTCCCTTGATAGTGATCAGCAATCGCTTGTGGTCATCAACATTGGTTTTAGTAACGCTCGCAGTATTCAGACCAGGCACGGGTTCGAGGTCTTTGACAACATTTTAAAAGAATTTCACTCCAGATTAACCAGACACGGTGCTAGCGGATTTATCACTGGTAGACCAAGTTCGAATGACATGGTTTTATTGATTTGGGGAGAGGATATTGAAGCTCGGTTAAATCAACTATTAGATGATATCACTAAAATTAGCGTAGATGGATTTGTCTTCAACAAAACAGAAATACATTTGCACACGTATATCGGTATAGTTCAAGCTTACAAAGATTGCAGCAATGCTAAGCGTATCCTTCAACATGCATGTTACGCGATGCTTCTATGTAAAGAATCCGGCGAACCTTTTAGTTATTTTAGAGAAAATCATTCGGCGGATCTCAATAGTCACAATGAACTGGAAAGTTACCTTTTACAAGCAGTGCGTAACGACGATTTAGTGTTGTACTTTCAACCTCAAGTAGACTCCAAAACACGTAAATGGATTGGCGCAGAAGCCTTGCTTCGTTGGAGACATCCAATACTTGGCGACGTTTCCAACGAAGCATTGATACATATGGCCGAACAAAACGGGCTTATCTTTGAAGTTGGCTCTTTTGTTCTGCGTACCGCGATAGACAAAGCGAAACAATGGTCTGAGTTAATCGATAACTTCAAAATTGCCGTCAACGTTTCTCCCATTCAATTACAAAACGTAAATTTTGCAGAACAAGTGCAACACCTACTCGACACTTTCCATTTGCCAGCACACTTTCTCGAACTCGAAGTAACCGAGAGCGCTCTAATTGCTGATGAAATAGTAGCACGCACAACGTTAAATAAGTTGCATAAACTAGGTGTGACATTGTCACTTGATGATTTTGGTACAGGATATGCTTCGTTCAGCTATTTAAAGAAATATCCGTTTGATGCCATCAAAATTGATAAAAGCTTCGTCCAGCAAATGGAAAAGTCAGATGATGATCGCGAGATCATTTGTTCAATCATACACATTGCAAAAAAACTGGAACTCCAAGTAGTGATCGAGGGCATTGAATCCCACCAACAAGAGCAGTTTCTTATTGGTGAGGGTTGTGATATCGGACAAGGTTTTCTTTATGGTAAACCTATGCCTTGTAATGAATTTGAGCAAAGTTTGTTTAATCAACGCCTTTCTGGCGGGCAATACGCCTACTCTTCCTAA
- the fabV gene encoding enoyl-ACP reductase FabV, giving the protein MRIEPLIQGVVARSAHPKGCHASIKEQIEYVKRAPQIKKGPKRVLIIGASSGFGLAARIALTFGGANADTIGVSFERGPSEKGVGSAGWYNNVFFKKEANQAGRTAINIVGDAFSGSVRNQVIEAIETYFEGEVDLVIYSLATGVRPKPESDEFWRSVIKPIGEPVTGASIMLENDKWIETTLTPATEEEANATIKVMGGEDWESWIDTLINNDSISNGCKTIAFSYMGPDITHPIYLDGTLGRAKIDLHQTSHSLNLKLANFDGGAYATVCKALVTKASVFIPALSPYLLALYRVMKEKGTHERCIEQMQRLFTTKLYDQEKVPVDGERLIRIDDLELEPQVQQEVHALLEQMNADNFKEIGDYQGFKDEFMKLNGFNFEDVDYSQDISIESLMSLKP; this is encoded by the coding sequence ATGCGAATAGAACCGTTAATTCAAGGTGTTGTTGCTCGCTCTGCGCACCCCAAAGGGTGTCATGCATCTATTAAAGAGCAAATTGAATACGTAAAACGCGCCCCACAGATCAAAAAAGGCCCAAAACGGGTTTTGATTATTGGTGCCTCCTCTGGTTTCGGCCTAGCGGCCCGAATAGCCCTAACGTTCGGTGGCGCTAACGCCGATACCATTGGCGTCTCATTTGAGCGTGGCCCTTCAGAGAAAGGGGTTGGGAGTGCGGGTTGGTATAACAACGTCTTTTTTAAGAAGGAAGCAAATCAAGCCGGGCGTACCGCAATAAATATTGTTGGCGATGCATTCTCTGGTTCGGTGCGCAATCAAGTGATTGAAGCCATTGAAACGTACTTTGAGGGTGAAGTTGACTTAGTCATCTATAGCTTGGCAACCGGTGTTCGACCTAAACCTGAATCTGATGAGTTTTGGCGCAGTGTCATTAAACCGATTGGTGAACCTGTCACTGGCGCTTCTATCATGCTGGAGAACGATAAGTGGATAGAAACCACCTTAACGCCTGCAACAGAAGAGGAAGCCAATGCCACCATTAAAGTAATGGGCGGCGAAGACTGGGAAAGCTGGATTGACACACTCATCAATAACGACTCTATTTCAAACGGCTGCAAAACCATCGCCTTTTCTTACATGGGCCCTGACATTACGCACCCAATTTATCTCGATGGTACGTTAGGTCGAGCGAAAATCGATTTACACCAAACCAGTCATTCATTAAACCTCAAACTCGCCAACTTTGACGGCGGTGCTTACGCAACCGTGTGTAAGGCGTTGGTGACGAAAGCCAGTGTATTCATCCCTGCGCTAAGTCCCTACCTGTTAGCGCTTTATAGAGTGATGAAGGAAAAAGGTACTCACGAACGCTGTATTGAACAAATGCAGCGACTGTTTACTACGAAGTTATACGATCAAGAGAAAGTGCCAGTTGACGGTGAACGCTTGATTCGAATAGATGACTTGGAACTTGAACCGCAAGTTCAACAAGAAGTCCACGCTCTTTTAGAACAGATGAATGCTGATAACTTTAAAGAGATTGGTGATTACCAAGGTTTTAAAGATGAGTTTATGAAGCTCAATGGCTTTAACTTTGAAGATGTCGACTATTCGCAAGACATTTCTATTGAATCGTTAATGTCGCTTAAGCCTTGA